The Lolium rigidum isolate FL_2022 unplaced genomic scaffold, APGP_CSIRO_Lrig_0.1 contig_66933_1, whole genome shotgun sequence nucleotide sequence CATCAATGCCCCGGTGGTTCCGGCGCCTTTTGCATCAATGGCGTGCTAAGAAGCCTAAGTGGCGAGGGCATTGATGGAGGCTGGTGTGCACACCGTTGGTCATCCTTCTGCCACCTGCACTCAAAAGCGCATCGGTCCACGCGTGCTGCTAGCCGGCCAGTGCCTGCACATAAGGCCAGGCGTCCAACATCGACACTAATGACTCTGGCGTCGTCGGCCAACCTTCTGCCAGTGCGAGAAGAAAGGCATTGATGGTTCCACACGCGCTCGGGATACAAACTTATTTGGGCGTCTCGCGCCCGCGTGCACGTGCTTGCCCATGGCGCACCACATTTTGGTGCCCTATGTGTATGTTAATCGCCCATGGCGGACCAGAGTTTGGTGGTGCGACTCGGTCCAATGTGGCCGCACTTAGCCGTGGTGCACCAAATTATGGGGTTGCTCCACCTGTATGGGCATACTAGCGGACCACCCTTTTTTGAGGTGTGCCACAGGTACTACCAACGGCGTACCAAATTTTCGATGCGCCACGGCTAAGGTGTCCATCTatagccttttttctagtagtggcgGGATTTGGCCGCGGTGTAGGTGGGGAGAAGGACGCGAGACACGAAGAGAACGCGAAAGGGGATAATATATGAGGGGTCACGCGTGGCGTGGAACTTTGGGAGGGGTACAATGTAATGCATCCAACGACGCTCGACCCGAAGGATGGGAGCGAGCATTTCTCCGGAGCgggggggtggggggtggggtTAAATGGATAAACGTGGGAGAAAAAAAAGTGCTACTCCAAACGACTATTTTATAACATGCACTGGCAAATTATATATAAACTATTTCCTCCGATCTAAAATATTCATCACAAATCTAATTTAAGTGTAGGCTAAAATATGTCTAAATTCATTGACCTGCGGTAAGTATTTAGATCCAGAGaaattattttatttaaaaaTCATGGTATTTTAAGGCAAGACTGAAACACCCCAGTCCACGAAAACCAGCGTGTGCCAAAAAAATATTCAATAGGTTGGTCATATAAAATTAGCACTATGTAAGAATGCAGAAAATCATATATTTACACATTTGTTTGGAAATCTTTAATCGCTTCGAAGCTAATTGCTTTATATTGCCATGGTGAGCTGGATTCTAATTTGTAAGCAGAGAAGGAAGAACCTCATGTCTCCCCAAATTTTAGTGGAAaaaatatgcattgcatttttctACGAGCTGAATTGAGATGTATTTCATGTCTCTTTATTTTTTACTGAAACAATGGTTATAAAGTTGACAGATACAAAGCATATATGTGTTCAACAATCCAGCAATTATGTACGAAACGGCAAATGGATTTAAACGTTTCTCTTACTATTCCCATAAAGAGCATTACATCCTTCCGTTTCTACCTCTCTCAAGAAGTCTATATAAGACGGCAGCACGTACCATTCTTCACACCACACACCATTGTTCTAGTTGTTCTAGCGACGGTAAGGAAATACTATTACACCAAGATATACACGGTATTTCTGTAACAGTGTAATGGATACACGGGTTGTAGGTGTTTTCGTCCTGGTGCTTCTGTTCCTAGGAAGCCCAACTTCAGCAGGTgtgttttttctttcctttttgttCTCTCAGGTACCGTGTATATgccgtaagatttggggaagattGTATCGTCTACACATTTCAGTTCTACGCACTATGATTTCACGGTTTTTTTTACGGATCACATGCACGTAACCTTGATAAATTTGCTGCGTTCATACAGATAACTGCCGCACAGACGGGTACAAAGGTTTGATCTTCTGCACCAAACTGTTCTGCAAGTTGACTTGTGCCGATATAGCGCGAGGACAGGGTGGCCATCAGAAAGAAGCTCGGTGCCATGGCCGCGACTGTGAATGCACGATTTGCTTCAACCAGTAAAATTACGTGTATATATAGATTGAATAAGGATGTCTACTACCACTATGTATTCCACGACAATTTATGTCGTTCTTGCAAAAAGAAATAAATAATACACACGACGGTGTTCCGTTTTCTGCGTAATGTTTTTTTGCCAACTCTTGGAACTTTTTTTTGGTTCCAAAGGACAATCTTCACAATAGTTTCTGTGAGTGTGGCGGTACAATGTTGACCACGCTTTGTGGTAGAGAAAAAAACGTTGGCCGTTATGACCCCACGAGTCAGTCTGACTAGGTGGCGGGGATCAGAAGTCAGGTGACATTGCCTGGACCCACTGTCAGAGAAGGGGTCTAGCGGTCtactgccgtcgccgccgccgccgcagccctccGCTCCGGCGACGGCCGCCGATCACAtcgccgggaggaggagggagatgatgcagccgacGCGGATGCACTGGGCGAGGGCCGACGCCTCCGACTTCGGAGGCCAACCCCCCGTCCCTCGCAGGTAATCCCCTCCCCCAACCCGGCCGATCCGCCTCGCTGCCGCCCCCCTGAACCCCGCCTGAAAACTGACGCGTCTCCCCGCAGCGGGCACACGGCGGTCGGGATCGGCAACTCGAAGGTGGTCGTCTTCGGCGGGTTCGCCGACAAGCGCTTCCTCGGCGACATCGCCGTCTACGACGTCGGTAAATCCCGCCCCCCCGCGCACATCCGGCTCCAACCGCCCCCTTTCCTGCTCTCCATACGATTTCTCTAAACCGAACCCGCGTTGCAGAGAACAGGCTGTGGTACACGCCGGAGTGCACCGGCAGCGGCCCGGACGGGCAGCCGGGCCCCAGCCCGAGGGCCTTCCACGTCGCCGTCGTCATCGACTGCAACATGTTCGTCTTCGGCGGCCGCTCTGGGGGCAAGAGGTCCGCGCAGCTCTCCCTCTATTTAGAGTTCTGCCATTGTCTCTCTGTTGCTTACGGTCCGGTGTTTGCCTCGCAGGTTAGGCGATTTCTGGATGCTCGACACTGGTAAGGCCCTCCGTTCCTATATTTATAGAATCCCATGTTACTTGTTCTGTCTCAAAATTGTCACCTAAGCACTGTCAGCCTGTCCTGGTGCTTCTTTCGTTTTCAGACATTTGGCAGTGGTCCGAGATGACCGGCTTTGGTGATTTGCCGTCTCCGCGGGAGTTTGCGGCCGCATCAGCCATAGGAAACAGGAAGATTGTCATGTAAGCATTTTATTCCGTAAAAGTTTCCCCTGTCATTAATGGGTCTCATTATTACCTGTGAAGAAGATGATGTTCATCTTTGTTCAGGTATGGTGGCTGGGATGGCAAAAAGTGGCTGTCTGATGTATATGTCATGGACACAAGTGAGCCAACTGCTCCCTTTATTCAAGCTGTACCGAGCACCGAATGTATTTTGTTCATAAAGTTGATCCTTCATTTTACTTGCATTTTCTGTTGGACAGTGTCACTTGAATGGACGGAACTAGCAGTTGCTGGATCAGCGCCGCCTCCAAGATGCGGACATTCTGCCACTATGATTGAGAAGAGGCTGCTTGTATTTGGAGGCAGAGGTAAATACCACACCTTGAGTTGGGGCTTTTTTTGGGTCTGTCAAAGTTGTGTTTTCTAAGATGATTAGCTAGCTAGTTTCCATTTGATATGTTGCTCGAAGCCAGTAATGCTTCTCATGGCTTCCTGACCCAACCTTGTAAAGCTGTCCAACACTACAAAGTACAATTatgtttgttttgtaaatagCTACCAAACATAAAGATGAGTGAAACTTGAATAACTTTAGTTTGTAAATTGTAAGAGCATTGCTAGTATTATCCCCCTTTTTTGAAGGAAAACTATAAGGGACGCCCTGACAACATGATAAGTATGAATCCAAATTCGAGTCCATGGGTACTTGAACGCATGTTGTGAGACTGTACATGTTCTCTCCCACCTAAGTGAGCCAGCACATTCTATTCCTTGATCTCCACACTTTGCTTGTAGGCTTCCTGCTGGGTATCAGATTCTATTCCTGAGTAGATTTCTAGTGCGCTGCTGAGTTCAATGATTAATGAGTTTCATAGTTTTGTTTGGTCTCAAACATTCTATCATTCATATATACTTTATATCTTCCTTCCAACAGGTGGAACTGGACCGATAATGGGCGATCTATGGGCTTTGAAGGGTGTTACTGAAGAAGGTATCTCTTCCTATTTTGCTTATGTGTGTATTTGCATTTGAGAAAAATATGTCATGTTAACAGCTATGCACAATATATGTTTGCTTAATTGATTAGTACACTAGCAGAACTCATAGTGCAATTATAAGTATTTGCTTAGACAGTTTATTGCGAATGTGGGTCATGATCAGAGGAGGTTACTTATTAGTGTCAATATATGCTTTCTTAATTGATTAGTACACTAGCAGAATTCGTAGTGCAATTGGAACTATTTGCTTAGAAAGTTTATGCGAATGTGGGTCATTATCAGTGGAGGTTACATACCTGTGTTTATTATGTTTACATACTTAACGACACAAGCCAGAGTATCATACTCACATCTTCTTTGCCTTTTAATGTCCATGCCTGCTTCATCGTAGGAAATGGAATTTGAGATGGCCCATTGGTTTTATTTAGCTATATCATGTTCCATTGAGGGACGTGGGAGATCACCTTTTTAGTTGATATATTTCACATGCTTCTTTACAACTAGGCTGTTTCTGCTTTTGTCCTTTTGCAATGGCCACCTCAcatttgtttgtatgaaattgtgCTTCTGATTTAAGTAATGGTTCACTGGATTTTTTTGTTAGACAATAACTGCAATGTTTGTTAATTTGCTATTACTGAACCTGATATTGTTTCTTTTGCGGAGATAATGAGGCGCCAGGTTGGACACAGTTAAAGCTGCCAGGTCAATCCCCCTCTGCACGATGTGGTCATTCAGTGACTTCAGGTGGACCTTATGTATGCAATTTAAAACCTTGATGTTTCTTCTTTCTAAATGCATTAGTATTTAACGGCTGATATATCTGATGTGTGCATCACATATTTGGAATGTTGACTTCACTTGATCTTGCTGTTAGATTGGATATCAATCATGAGTGCCCATTAATCTGCATGTTGTTTGCTATCATGCCAAGTCAGTGAAGCTTAGTATCCTGTAAATATGAATATAATGACTTTCAGGGTTGCTTTTGTCAGATATACATTTTTCTAACATGTTTTATCTTCTGGGAAAAATCATTTGCTAAAATCTGTATCTTACATATTCCTTCCGGTTCATAATAATTCCCTaaaaatgaatgtatctagacatgttttagtgtgtaggtacATCTATTTTTTGGCAATTATTTCGAACTGGAGGGAGTAGCGTATTTTTTTTGTGTGGAATACATTAGCTTTGATTCAAGCTATCTTCTTGTCTGGTGAAACAAGGCTTAGCTACCAAAACCTCCCTCCCTTATTTTTAATTGCATGATAAGAAGTTGGTACTTAATGATCCAAAAACATAATCATGTTCGCTCTTTCCTGAACCTTTGAAACAAAAATTCTGTTATTTACTGGGATCCTGTACCCCACAAGCTGGTCATCAAGTCTACCAGAATTTATGTAGCATAAAAGATTTTTTTGTCCGTGAATTGTCTTACATTTTTGTTGTCTATTTTCGTTTGTGCAATAACATATAGATCTTGGACTTTGTTGTCAGCTCCTGCTATTTGGAGGACACGGAACTGGTGGTTGGCTAAGTAGATATGATGTGTACTACAACGAATGTGTTATTTTAGACAGGGGTAAGCTGAAGCTCCCATGAATTCCTGGTTTGATTGTAAAAAAAATCTGCATTGCCTCTTTGGGATCATTGAACATGAGTTTGCATCTCGTTATCTGCTGAACACACCAAATCTTGTTGTTAGTTTCTTAACATAGATGGCTTTATGAAAAAAAAGAGACTGTTCTGGTAATTAAATAAGAGTGTGATTTCATAACTGGAACTTTGAGCCTAACCTTGAGAAAGCGATCTGGTACTAGTTATACCTGAAAAGCCCCAAATATTATTTATTTTCTGAAGTTTTTATCATTGTTTGAATGAAATATTAATTTCATTAATTGCCAAGTTGAGCTAAGGGTCAGGCTGAAATATTTCCCTGAAATATTGGCATGGGCTGCCCACAAGCAGGTTTAGAATCACATCCCACTATTTGTAGAGAAAATTATTAGTGCTACGCTAGTCGACAGGGATTGACTATTGAATCTCCTGATTGATATATCGAGTGCATGCTTGATATGTCTGTGCTTGCATTATCCTCATTGACGTAGATATGGTACATAGATACTCAACCACATAGTCCACAGTCAGTGTGGCTACTAAACAATAAACACCCTTTCCTATGGTTGCTGTAACCCAGATGGCTCACCACTAGTATCACCAAAATTAGCTAACTTAGTTAGTATGAATTTAATAACACACTAGAGACAGCTGAGATTGTCTCCTTAATTCATTTCATTTGTATGCATGTGCACTGTGGTGCTGACTACTAACCACCTTACATGCCATGCATTCACTCATTCTGCACATGCGCATCATATGTATGTCTATCCACTTCCCTCATCTGCATGCGTCCCGCAGACAATTGTAGAGTATTGTAGAGATGTAGGTAATGAGACTCCCTCCTTCCAGGTATATAACACCCCTGAAATtcatattttatttatcaaaTTCGTGGTCAAAGTTGGCTAAATAATCGTTGAGGCCTTATATTTAGGAGGGGTATACAAAATCTATAACATCCAAAATGCCGTCTTAGACTGACCGACCTGTTTCTTATCATCTTATGTGTGAACACACATCTTGGCCATTTTTTTACTGTTCTCATtttgatttgtctaaatttgactcCTTTCTTCTGTTGTAGCAACCAGCAGTCCAGCATTACCTATAAATATTTGGCATTGTATATGTTTTTTTGCTGATTAATACTTTGGTATCCCAGTCTCTGTTCAATGGAAGCGCTTACCAACAAGTAACGAGCCACCTCCTCCTCGGGCATATCATTCTATGACTTGCATAGGATCCCGGTTTCTTTTATTTGGTGGCTTTGATGGAAAGAATACCTTTGGCGATTTGTGGTGGCTTGTTCCTGAAGGTATAGTAGTAACACATCTGAAAAAGAAGAATCTCGTATCGGCATCTTGCAGCTTTAATTTTTATCGCATACAACAAACTGTCAAAGCTTTAGAAACAATAGGAGTATGTGTTATCATATGCTGGGCCCGTAGTTTGGCCTTGAATCTAGTAATAACTGAAGTGACTGCACTTGACAGATCCATATTTTTCACTCCATCCATTATCATACATGCAACTGTTTAAGCTGTATGCACATAGAACCAGATATTTTCTTAAGCAGAACTGCAAACATTTATCAATTACTAGTGTATAGTAGAGTACTTCAAGAAGTCACATATGTTGCCCCTACTAATGGCATACATATCCATCTCTGTAGCATCACTACATGTAAGTAACAAATGGGGGCATTTGGTGAATTCTGTTGCCTACAAAAAATTAAAACACTTATACTTGCTAAAACAATATCTTGACTATGTGTACTAGTCACCAAGGAAGACAGTAATATGTTTTAAGAAATTGGACCTCTTACCAGGTTCAAACCTGACTTCCACAATACATCAGCTGGCTATGGCACAATAAGTTAAATCTACAGGACCAATGAATTGTACCAAACCCTTTACTGCATCCAGCTAATGTGCACACTGCACACAGACAAACCGTATTTTCTGAGATGATGGAAAAGATTTCTCCCCTGGCATCTGCATCCAAAGATGCACATAGATGAACCACACAAGAAATGATATGTTTGAACATGAAATCTACTTGGATTAAGATGTTTGCAGGTTGCTGAGGGAAAATTGTTGTGTCCCAGTAATCATGCTTAAATACTAAGTACTGTACTTGCATTTGTCAGGACTAAATTCTATGAATACTGTTGATGGAGAAAGATTATTTCTGCTTCTCTAACTCTACCTGTTTAAATGTTCAGATGATCCTATTGCCAAGCGAGATTTGGTTCCTAATGTTGAATCAGACAGCAACCTAAGCACTGTGACTAGTGATGCCCAACAGTATGCAGTGAAGGTATGTTTATGCGTATACCTGAAGTTCAGAAGATCTTTGTGGAGAGTGTAAAATGCGAACTAATGTCGATTTTTTTGGTGATGTTAGAACCTTGCAATTACTAAAGGATAGAACTGCTGCAGGAATCACAATCTGGGGAATCTCCAATGGTGGACTTGGCAAAAAGATTGGGGATTCCACTTTCTATGGAACCTCCAGCAAGCTTTGTTGATGAAATCAATGATAAAGAGCTAATGGAATTATCAACTAGGCTTATTGGCGAATCACTTCCTACTACTGACCAGCTTGCATGTATTCAGGTGCTGATATCTTTCCCTTTCTGCAACCCTTTGCACTTGTGATGGCTTCTGAGGAAACGGGACATTATTTACAGGCACTTCGTGATCATTGGAGAAGTTCCCCATCAAGCTCCATACAGCTCCAGGAGCTTGGCCCTCTGCTGAGGGACTATCAACGTCTCATTATCCGCCGTTACGTGTATGGTTTCACTCCATTTCCCCTCTGCATCTGTTTTACACACATTTGAACCATTCACTTTTCCATAAAATCAAGAACAGTGTGCTAGAATAATGACATGACTTTGCGGATACTTCTTTGTCTTGTCTATTTGTATTCTCTTCTTGTCATGATAATCATTTTAACGGTTAGATTTTAATCCGTTCTGTTGTCTTTTGCACAAACAATAACCTGGAATAATAACTAACGGAATATTGCCAGTTAATCTCATAAATTATGTGTTTTATCATGTAACTTATGGCATGTTTTGATGACACTTACTTGATTCGAAAGGAGAAATGCAAACCAATCAGGAGTACAacctgctttttttttttctgtcAGAGACTTGTTTAGCTAAAAATTGAGACTGAAGAAATTAGGTCTGAAGAAAGACTGGTGCTTATCTAACTACTCAGTAACTCTTTTTGAAGTCCTGCATTTGAAGTAAACGATATTTTCTGCCAGTCTTTCGCATGGACTATATTTTCATTTCCGCCAATTAAATGGATGCAGGGAAAACCCATCCCCAAGGTTCCTCGAAAGGGAAGATCACCGCCTTTTCCATTTGAAAAATGCTTCGCAGGTATGTGAACTCCCATGCCATGGGCGCCTTATTATTgccatctgatgcatgtgctcgtATCAGTTTCTCCTACTGTTTCTCCTACTTACCAGTGCTTTATATTTCTGCTACACTTCAGTTGCGCATGGATGACATCCCTGTCCTGCTGAGCGAATACAGAACTCTGCTTTCCACCTGAGGGGGCTCCACTTGCAGCTCTTTTACTGGCAGGTGCTTGTGGGCTAATTCATTGTGCTAGGACATAATTATTTCTGCTTGTGTGGTTTCTGATGACGCTGACCCTTGTGTCAGCAGCGTGCAGGTAACATATCAAAAAGTCAAGCGCACCGCACCTGCATACATGTCAAGTTAATTGATGATGAACGAGTTGCTAACCAGAGCATTGTGCGCGACACTTCCCCGAGGATGAATGTGTCGTCACCATGCTTTGAGGACTTACATCTCTCTCCTTAGAGAGTCAAAAGAAAGTTGCACAAAATTATTGTGGATAGCAGACTGTAAATGTAACCTCTAATTGTAACTGGAGCTGACGGCTCCCGGGTCTGTGGGAGGTGTTGATAGGAAAACAGTTTCCTTTTGCTCTTTTGGTCCATGATTAATTGACAAGTGGTCCAACGTTTGTTTGCTAAATTCGTGTGCAGTTCCATTTTTCATGGCACGTGCTTTCTAATTTCCTCCATATGCCTTGACCAAACTTTGAGGTCAAGTCCAACATAGTGTGAAGAAAGATACAATTCTCAAGTATTTCCACATGTTAGCGTGACCAACTTGAAATGTCTCAAACTAAATTGGTCAGTTTTGACCGGCTGGCTTTAGAGTTGAGATGCACAAGTGCAAAAATCTACCATTTGCTTAGGAATGCATTCTA carries:
- the LOC124682060 gene encoding protein GLUTELIN PRECURSOR ACCUMULATION 3, whose protein sequence is MMQPTRMHWARADASDFGGQPPVPRSGHTAVGIGNSKVVVFGGFADKRFLGDIAVYDVENRLWYTPECTGSGPDGQPGPSPRAFHVAVVIDCNMFVFGGRSGGKRLGDFWMLDTDIWQWSEMTGFGDLPSPREFAAASAIGNRKIVMYGGWDGKKWLSDVYVMDTMSLEWTELAVAGSAPPPRCGHSATMIEKRLLVFGGRGGTGPIMGDLWALKGVTEEDNEAPGWTQLKLPGQSPSARCGHSVTSGGPYLLLFGGHGTGGWLSRYDVYYNECVILDRVSVQWKRLPTSNEPPPPRAYHSMTCIGSRFLLFGGFDGKNTFGDLWWLVPEDDPIAKRDLVPNVESDSNLSTVTSDAQQYAVKESQSGESPMVDLAKRLGIPLSMEPPASFVDEINDKELMELSTRLIGESLPTTDQLACIQALRDHWRSSPSSSIQLQELGPLLRDYQRLIIRRYVENPSPRFLEREDHRLFHLKNASQLRMDDIPVLLSEYRTLLST